In Paenibacillus sonchi, the genomic stretch CTCATCGGAAAGCTGCAGACCGGAGTCCATGCCGCTGCCCCGGTTTCTCATTCACCCGCAATGGCCCTGATGTTCACCGGACAAGGCTCGCAGTATGCAGGCATGGGCAGAGCGCTGTATGAAGGACTTCCCGCTTTCCGGAAAAATGTAGACGCCTGCTCCGCAGCCTTCGAGCCCTATCTGGACCTGAGGCTGACGGAACTCATCTATGGCGGGGAGGCCGATGACAGACAACTTGCCCAGACGCAGCTTACCCAACCGGCCGTCTTTACGCTGGACTATGCGTTTGGACGCCTGCTGCTGGATGCGGGCATCCAGCCTGCTTATATGCTGGGGCACAGCATCGGAGAATGGACCGCCGCATGCCTTGCGGGCATCGTCAGCCTTGCCGATGCGGCGAGACTGGTCGCCGCAAGAGGCAGGCTCATGAGCGGGCTTCCGGCTGCCGGAGCCATGGCTGCCATATTCACTTCAGGCAGCGCGCTGGAAGAGCTGCTGCAGCCTTTTGCCGGTTCCTTATGGGTTGCCGGATACAACATTACGCATCAGGTGGTCTCCGGCAGCAGCGAGGCGGTCGGGGAATTCCTCGCCGTATTGCAGGCCAAGGGAATCGGGGCCAAACGGCTGAATGTGTCCCAGGCCTTCCACACTCCGCTGATGACTCCGATGCTGGAGGCGTTCAGGAAGGAGCTGGAGGCCACTGTATTCCATGCGCCGCTGATTCCGGTGATCTCCAACGTCACGGCCGAAGTGATCGAAGGCCCGCCTGCGGCAGAGTACTGGCTGCGGCATATCCTGGAGGCTGTCCGCTTTGAACAGAGCCTTGCTTACGCTTTGGATCAGGAGGTCTCGGTTCTGATTGAATGCGGACCCGACGCCATCCTCGCCGGAATGGCCGGAGGGCTGCGGCACCCGGGCAAACCGCAGGTGCTTCATGCCCTTAGCCGCAAGAAGGACCCATGGGACACCTGGCTTGGCCTGCTCGGCCAGCTGCATTGCCTTGGCTCCAGGCTGGACTGGGCGGCTGTGGAGCAAGGCGGTCTTTTCCGTAAAGTCCCCCTGCCGGTCTATCCTTTTGAGCATACCATCTTCAAGCCCGATTTCGGAGATGCCTCCGGCTCAGACTCTGCTGTAAATGCAAGGAAGTGGCTCTATGAATGGAAATGGAGACCTGAACCGCTTGCGGAAGACAACAGCCTTGCGGCCGGGGCGGTGCTGGTGTGGAAGGGGGAAACGGAGTTCGGAAACGAACTGGAGAGCCTGCTCGACCCTGAGCGCAATCCTGTATTTTATGTAAGCTTCGGCAATGAACCGCATTATGACGGGGACCGGAGCTTCACGATTCGGATGGACAGGGCGGAGGATTACAGCGCCATGCTGCGCCAGCTGCCGGGCGCGGTCTCCGCCGTGATTCATTTGTCCAACTATGCGCGGGAGAAGCTTGGGACCGCTGAGCTTTTAACGGACATCCAGGCGGTGAACGACGGAATCTGGAGCCTCTATTTCCTCGGCCAGGCTCTGGTGCTGCAGGGGCTGAGCGATGTGCGGCTGGTCATTGTGACGAATAAGGCGTTCAGGCTCGAGGGGGATCTGCAAGCAGGCAATCCGGCTCAGGCGGCAGCGGCTGCAGTGGGTCAGGTTATTGATCTGGAGCATGAAGGGATTCATGTTTCGGTGCTGGATATGAACAGGGAGGACTATCCTTCAGGCCGGGAATTTGCCGCCGCCCTGCACGCTTCCCTGCTGCTGAGGGCAGACGGGGAAGCTGTCACTGCGATCCGCAGCGGCACCGCGTATTCGCGGAGCCTGGAACGGATGCCGGAGCAAGCTGCCGGGAAAGTGTTTGAGCCGAGCAGCGGCGAGACCTACCTGATTACCGGCGGCACAGGGCTTGTCGGCAGCCGGATTGCCGAAGCGCTTGCCCGGCAGGCACGGATCAATCTGGTGATTACCGGCCGCAGGCCGGTTCCGGCCAACCCTGAACTGCTCCTGGAGCTGGAGAAGCTGGGGGCGCAGGTGATGTATGCGGCAGTGGATGTCACCAGCCGTGCGCAAATGGAGGAACTGCTGGCCCGCATTCATGACGTCTATGGACCGCTGCATGGGGTTATTCATGCAGCCGGACAGATGGAATATGCTCCGCATAAGCTGCTGGCCCGCAGCCAGGACGAGATCGAACAGGTGCTGGCTCCCAAGTGGCAAGGCACGATTATTGCGGACCTCGTCACCCGGCAGGAGCCGCTGCGGTTTTTTGCCGCCTTGTCCTCTGTCTCGGCTTCCCGCAAAGCCTGGGCTTCGGGGCTTGGAGATTATGCCGCAGCGAACGCATTCTTGAACGGCTATTGCATGTACCGGGCAGGGGATCATGCGCCGGGGCGTTCCTTATCCATTAACTACTCCCTCTGGAAGGATACAGGAGCCGGAACGGATTTCGGCAAGCTGGTTGAGCTGGCCCTTAAGGGGCAAGGCTTGCAGCCGCTTGCCCATGAAGCAGCAGCGGCTGTTTTCCTGAGAGCCTTGTCCTCTGCCGGGTCTGGTATCGTCCATGTGCTCGATCTCGTGGAGCCGAAGGCGCAAAAGGAAGCTTCCGCGCTTCCTCCCAGCCAGCAGGACCCTGCGCGGCTGGCGGAACGGAAGTTCATCCATCGCTCCGCGAGAGAAATCAGAGATATTGTCTATCAGGCCATCGGTGAGGAATTGCGGATATCCGTCCGCCATCTGGAAACGGGCATGAATTTCACGGAGCTGGGCCTGGATTCGGTTGGGGCGACGCGGGTGGTTGCCGACATTGGCGGCAAACTGGGTACAGAGCTTTACCCGACCCTGATTTTTGAATATCAGACGCCGGAAGCCCTGGCCTCGTATATTGCGGAGCAGCTGACGGAGGATTCAGCGGCTTATGCCGCTACAGCCCTGGAAACAGCGGGCCCAGCTGCTCAACCCGGCCCGGAAGAGCGGCAGGACATCGCCATCATCGGCATGGGTCTGCGCATACCGGGGGCTAACTGCCTGGAGGAATACTGGGAGCTGCTGTACAGCGGCAGAAGCGCCATCCGTGAAGTGGCTCCCGGCAGATGGTCGGATGACAAGCACGTGAACGAGGATGCAGGCGTGTTTCATACCTCCTATACCGGCAAGGGAGGGTTCATTGATGCCCCGTATGATTTTGATCCGCTGTTCTTCGGCATGTCGCCCAAGGAAGCGGAGTCTGCAGATCCGCAGCAGAGAATTTTCCTGCAGATTTGCTGGGAGGCCTTGCAGCAGGCAGGATACGGCGGGAAATACCGCA encodes the following:
- a CDS encoding SDR family NAD(P)-dependent oxidoreductase — encoded protein: MLKFEKTPFYLLAAAQEWSVAEGKARRAAINSFGFGGTNSHMVVEEAPARASAIEAEQPVRAKHVIGLSAQTEHALQQKMLELAAFLEQHGDYPLADVCYTENAARTALPHRFHAVTDSVQDLIGKLQTGVHAAAPVSHSPAMALMFTGQGSQYAGMGRALYEGLPAFRKNVDACSAAFEPYLDLRLTELIYGGEADDRQLAQTQLTQPAVFTLDYAFGRLLLDAGIQPAYMLGHSIGEWTAACLAGIVSLADAARLVAARGRLMSGLPAAGAMAAIFTSGSALEELLQPFAGSLWVAGYNITHQVVSGSSEAVGEFLAVLQAKGIGAKRLNVSQAFHTPLMTPMLEAFRKELEATVFHAPLIPVISNVTAEVIEGPPAAEYWLRHILEAVRFEQSLAYALDQEVSVLIECGPDAILAGMAGGLRHPGKPQVLHALSRKKDPWDTWLGLLGQLHCLGSRLDWAAVEQGGLFRKVPLPVYPFEHTIFKPDFGDASGSDSAVNARKWLYEWKWRPEPLAEDNSLAAGAVLVWKGETEFGNELESLLDPERNPVFYVSFGNEPHYDGDRSFTIRMDRAEDYSAMLRQLPGAVSAVIHLSNYAREKLGTAELLTDIQAVNDGIWSLYFLGQALVLQGLSDVRLVIVTNKAFRLEGDLQAGNPAQAAAAAVGQVIDLEHEGIHVSVLDMNREDYPSGREFAAALHASLLLRADGEAVTAIRSGTAYSRSLERMPEQAAGKVFEPSSGETYLITGGTGLVGSRIAEALARQARINLVITGRRPVPANPELLLELEKLGAQVMYAAVDVTSRAQMEELLARIHDVYGPLHGVIHAAGQMEYAPHKLLARSQDEIEQVLAPKWQGTIIADLVTRQEPLRFFAALSSVSASRKAWASGLGDYAAANAFLNGYCMYRAGDHAPGRSLSINYSLWKDTGAGTDFGKLVELALKGQGLQPLAHEAAAAVFLRALSSAGSGIVHVLDLVEPKAQKEASALPPSQQDPARLAERKFIHRSAREIRDIVYQAIGEELRISVRHLETGMNFTELGLDSVGATRVVADIGGKLGTELYPTLIFEYQTPEALASYIAEQLTEDSAAYAATALETAGPAAQPGPEERQDIAIIGMGLRIPGANCLEEYWELLYSGRSAIREVAPGRWSDDKHVNEDAGVFHTSYTGKGGFIDAPYDFDPLFFGMSPKEAESADPQQRIFLQICWEALQQAGYGGKYRTRKIGVFAGCEQNTYMEHFANYRSYMLIKERLLDSPAFLGMLPAERQEILARISGVLEPARLVADVVAGNGLNEVAARVSHCLNLSGPSLIVNSACSSSLVAIHMACESLRTGQSEMALAGGVNLNLSPTPFVSRSRVTALSPTGECYPFDQRANGMVLGEGAGAVLLKPLHAALRDGDHIHAVIKGSAVNNDGRSQGITAPRPQGQAEVIREAFVRTGIHPETVSYIETHGTATPLGDPIEIEGMTRAFSSFTDKKQFCGIGSVKSSVGHMLSAAGVTSLIKVVLSLKHQILPHTVNYEQPNPNIDFEHSPFYVVDKHPRRWEAAGDAPLRASVNAFGFGGTNAHVILEQAPPEMVVFPDPAQLAPQLLLLTGRNEPGLRQVAGRLRAYLADNQELSAAAVCRAMNRSQKELPIKAAAVVTSREHLSGILSAVEEGGSLPGILRGRANPNRTTPVQWVLDGGKALNGQELDAVSARFPGFGLAYREVMEAAGGASQQIECLATQFALGKLLLDAGIRPSAILAEGAGIPAALMLTGRITLRQAVLFIQDGREPAGDSSPLPEGLVKCAVVIPSGTVDQPFMDGLWPQIAESMVNSLELTDYEHSLEAGDTLLYCGSQNRRNSLPLEGIRGVHTLCLLLEHDPVEHLLRAMAELYVLGVPFDPAGLSVPSGRTLPLPTYPFEYAAYKASFEDEILLPQASGTPYADPNSRKGLKKIEV